Sequence from the Algiphilus sp. genome:
AGGCAGTTGAACGCGATCTGCTTCGGATAGACCTTCGACTCGAAGGGCTGGCCGCTGAGCGCGCGGGCGCTGGTGCTGGCGAGCTCCTCGATGGCGTCCTTGCCGGTGCCGGACACCGACTGATAGGTGGCGATGTTCATGCGCTCGATGCCCACCGCATCGTAGATGGGCTTGAGCGCGACCAGCATCTGGATGGTCGAGCAGTTCGGGTTGGCGACGATGTTGCGCCTCGTGTAGCCGGCCACCGCGTGCGGATTGACCTCGGGGATGATCAGCGGCACATCGTCGTCGTAGCGGAACTGCGAGGTGTTGTCGACCACCACGCATCCCGCGGCCGCCGCCTTCGGCGCGTACTCCGCCGATACGCTGGCGCCCGGCGAGAACAGGCCGATCTGCACCTGCGAGAAATCGAACTCCGCGAGATCGCCGACGATCAGCTCGTCGTCGCCGAAGTCCACCACCTCGCCCGCCGAGCGCGACGACGCCAGCGCGTACACCTTGCCCACCGGAAACCTGCGCTGGTGCAGCACCTTGAGCATCTCATTGCCCACGGCGCCGGTCGCGCCGACCACGGCTACATCGAATCGCTTGCTCATTTCCTGCCGATTGCTGTTGTGTGATGAAGGCCCGGGCGCTTGCCGTCCAGGCCGACGGGGCGCGCAGTGTATGCGTCCGGGTCCGGGTTTTCGAGCGTTCCTGAAAGCCGGAACCACAGATTGCACAGATTTCCACAGATTTTTCTGGTTCTGGTGCGCGCCGACAAAGTCAGCGCCACCAGCAAAGAATCCCCTCAATCTGTGAAATCTGTGGTTCCAGATGCTTTCCGGTTCATGCGCTTCGCTGCTAGTCCGCCAGCCGTGCCAGCACAGCGTCGCCCATGGCCCGCGTGCCCGTGGCCTCGGCGCCCGGAGCGGCCAGATCGCCGGTGCGCAGCCCGTCGGCCAGCACGCGCGCCACGGCGCGCTCGACGCGATCCGCGAGATCGCCCCGGTCCAGCGAATGCCGCAGCAGCATGGCCAGCGACAGGATGGTGGCGAGCGGATTGGCGACATCCCGGCCCGCGATGTCCGGGGCGCTGCCGTGCACCGGCTCGTAGAGCCCCTGGCGGGCCTCGTTGATCGAAGCGGAGGGCAGCATGCCGATGGAGCCGGTGAGCATGGCGGCGATGTCGGACAGGATGTCCCCGAAGAGATTGCCGGTGACCAGCACGTCGAACTGCTTGGGCGCGCGCACCAGCTGCATGGCGGCATTGTCGACGTACATGTGCGACAGCTCGCAGTCCGGATAGTCCTGCGCCACCGTGGTGACGACCTCGCGCCACAGCTCCGACGATTCCAGCACATTGGCCTTGTCCACCGAGCAGACGCGGCGGTCGCGCCTGTGCGCGGCCTCGAAGGCCGAGCGCGCGATGCGGGCGATCTCCGACTCGCTGTAGACCTCGGTGTTGTAGCCGACCCGCTCACCGTTATCGTCGCGGATGCCGCGCGGCTGGCCGAAGTAGATGCCGCCGGTTAGCTCGCGCACGATGAGGATGTCCAGATCCGCGACCAGCTCCGGGCGCAGCGACGACGAGCCGGCCAGCTCGCCGAACAGCAGCGCCGGCCGCAGATTGGCGTAGAGGCCGAGCTCGGCCCGGATGCGCAGCAGACCGCGCTCGGGGCGGATGGACCGCTCGATGGCCTCCCATTTCGGGCCGCCGACCGCGCCCAGCAGCGTGGCGTCGGCCGCGCGTGCGGCTTCCAGCGTCGCCGCCGGCAGCGGGTCGTTCTCGGCGTCGATGGCGGCACCGCCGATCAGCCCGTGCTCCCAGCTCGCGTCGAGCCCGAAGCCGTCGCGCAGGGCGGCCAGCACGCGCTCGGCCTCGCCCACCACTTCGGGTCCGATGCCGTCACCCGGCAGCAGCAACAGTTTCGCGGTCATACCGAATCCTCCCGGAACAGCCAGGGCGCTTCCTGGCGGCGACGCGCCTCGTAGGCACGGATGGCGTCGGCATGCGCGCTCAGCGTGATGCCGATCTCGTCGAGACCCTCCAGCAGGTTGTGCTTGCGCTGCGGGTCGATGTCGAAGGTGAAGCGGAGATCGTCGCTGGCGACGGTCTGGGCGGCCAGATCGATCTCCACCTCGCGCGCCGGCGAAGCGGTCGCGACGTGCATGAGCTGGTCCACCTCATCCGCTTTCAGAACAACCGGCAGCACGCCGTTCTTGAAGCAGTTGCTGAAGAAGATGTCCGCAAAGCTCGGCGCGATCACGCAGCGGATGCCGTAGTCGGCCAGCGCCCACACGGCATGCTCGCGCGACGAGCCGCAGCCGAAGTTCTCGCGGGCCAGCAGCACGCTGGCGCCGGCGCGATCCGCCTCGTTGAGCACGAAATCCGGATTCGGGCGGCGGGTGCCGGGGTCGATGTCGAGCGTACCCGGGTCGAGATAGCGCCAGTCGTCGAACAGGAACGGTCCGAACCCGGTGCGGCGGATCGACTTGAGGTACTGCTTGGGAATGATCGCGTCGGTATCGACGTTGGAACGGTCGAGCGGCAGCATGCGGCCGCGGTGGGTCGTGAAGGCTTCCATGGTCTACAACTCCCGGACGTCGACGAAGTGGCCGGCGATGCCGGCCGCAGCCGCCATCGCGGGCGAGACCAGGTGGGTACGCCCACCCGCGCCCTGGCGGCCCTCGAAATTGCGGTTGGAGGTCGAGGCGCAGCGCTCCCCGGCCTCGAGGCGGTCGGCGTTCATCGCGAGGCACATCGAGCAGCCGGGCTCGCGCCACTCGAAACCGGCCTCGATGAAGATGCGGTCCAGCCCCTCCTCCTCGGCCTGACGGCGCACCAGGCCGGAGCCCGGCACCACCATGGCGAGCTTGACGCCGTCGGCGCGCCTGCGGCCGCGCACCACCTCGGCGGCCGCGCGCAGGTCCTCGATGCGCGCATTGGTGCACGAGCCGATGAATACCTTGTCGACCGCGATCTCGGCCAGCGGCGTGCCGGCCTGAAGGCCCATGTAGGTCAGCGCCCGCTCCATGCCGCCGCGGCGGCCGGCATCGGCCTCCTCGGCGGGATCCGGCACGCGCGCGGTGACCGGCGCCACCATCTCCGGCGAGGTGCCCCAGCTGACCTGCGGCGCGATGTCGGCAGCGTCGAGGTCTATCTCGCAGTCGAACACCGCGTCGGCGTCGCTGTGCAGCTCGCGCCAGGCCGCCACCGCCTTGTCCCAGTCCTCGCCCGACGGTGCAAAGGGGCGCCCGCGGATGTAGTCGATGGTGGTCTGGTCCGCAGCGATGAGCCCGGCGCGGGCACCCGCCTCGATGCTCATGTTGCAGACCGTCATGCGGCCTTCCATGGAGAGATCGCGGATGGCTTCGCCGGCGTACTCGATGACGTGCCCGGTGCCGCCGGCGGTGCCGATGCGGCCGATGACGGCGAGCACGATGTCCTTGGCGGTGACGCCCTTGCCGACCTTGCCGTTGACGTTGACGCGCATGGTCCTGGCCGGCCACATCGCCAGCGTCTGCGTGGCCAGCACGTGCTCGACCTCGGAGGTGCCGATGCCGAAGGCCAGCGCACCGAAGGCGCCGTGCGTTGAGGTGTGCGAGTCGCCGCAGACCACCGTCATGCCGGGGAGCGTCGCGCCCTGCTCGGGGCCGATGACGTGCACGATGCCCTGGCGGACATCGAGCAGATCGAACTTGGTGATGCCGAACTCGGCGCAGTTGGCGTCGAGCGCCTCGAGCTGGGCGCGCGAGATCGCGTCGGCGATGCCGCCGGCGCGGTTGACCGTGGGCACGTTGTGGTCGGGCACGGCCAGGTTGGCGTCCACGCGCCAGGGCTTGCGCCCGGCCAGGCGCAGGCCCTCGAAGGCCTGCGGCGAGGTGACTTCGTGCACCAGCTGGCGATCGATGTAGAGCAGCGCCGCGCCGTCGCCGAAGCGCTGCACGACGTGCTGGTTCCAGATCTTCTCGTAGAGGGTCTGCCCGCTCATGGTGATCACCGATCGCGATTGTTCCGGGCGCGCAGCGTAGTCCCGCGTCACGAATAACTCAATTGAATCTTTATCAAGCACTGCTTTCCATTTCGGAATACCATGCCGGCATGCAGCTCTCCGCCATCGAAGCCTTCGTCGCGGTCTGCGAGCACGGCTCGGTGCGTGCCGCGGCCGCGGCGATGCATCTCACGCAGCCCGCCATCAGCAAGCGCATCGCCACGCTGGAAGCCCAGTTCGGGCACGAGCTCTTCGACCGCGTCGGTCGCGGCATCGCACCCACCGAGGCCGGACGCGCCTTCCTGCCGCACGCCCGTCGACTGCTCGCCGAGATCGAGGACGGCCGCCGCGCCCTGGACAGCCTGTCCGCGCACGTGTCCGGTCGCCTCGGACTGGCGCTGTCGCATCACGTGGCGCTGCACCGCATGCCGCCGATGCTGCGGCGCTTCGTGAACCGCTATCCCGATGTCGCCCTGGACATCGCCTTCCTCGGATCGGAGGCCGCCTGCGAGTCGGTGGCGCGCGGGCACATCGAGCTGGCGGTCATCACCCTGCCGCGGATGCCGCCGGAGCCCCTGGTCCAGCGCGAGATCTGGCCCGACCCCATGCGCATCTGCGTGGCGCGCGATCACCCGCTCGCCCAAGC
This genomic interval carries:
- a CDS encoding aspartate-semialdehyde dehydrogenase, with amino-acid sequence MSKRFDVAVVGATGAVGNEMLKVLHQRRFPVGKVYALASSRSAGEVVDFGDDELIVGDLAEFDFSQVQIGLFSPGASVSAEYAPKAAAAGCVVVDNTSQFRYDDDVPLIIPEVNPHAVAGYTRRNIVANPNCSTIQMLVALKPIYDAVGIERMNIATYQSVSGTGKDAIEELASTSARALSGQPFESKVYPKQIAFNCLPHIDTFQANGYTKEEMKMVWETHKIFEDDAILVNPTAVRVPVFHGHSEALHIETRDKITAERARELLAAAPGITVMDERADGGYPTAATEGAHHDAVFVGRIREDISHPRGLDLWVVSDNIRKGAALNSVQIAELLAERHL
- the leuB gene encoding 3-isopropylmalate dehydrogenase is translated as MTAKLLLLPGDGIGPEVVGEAERVLAALRDGFGLDASWEHGLIGGAAIDAENDPLPAATLEAARAADATLLGAVGGPKWEAIERSIRPERGLLRIRAELGLYANLRPALLFGELAGSSSLRPELVADLDILIVRELTGGIYFGQPRGIRDDNGERVGYNTEVYSESEIARIARSAFEAAHRRDRRVCSVDKANVLESSELWREVVTTVAQDYPDCELSHMYVDNAAMQLVRAPKQFDVLVTGNLFGDILSDIAAMLTGSIGMLPSASINEARQGLYEPVHGSAPDIAGRDVANPLATILSLAMLLRHSLDRGDLADRVERAVARVLADGLRTGDLAAPGAEATGTRAMGDAVLARLAD
- the leuD gene encoding 3-isopropylmalate dehydratase small subunit, which produces MEAFTTHRGRMLPLDRSNVDTDAIIPKQYLKSIRRTGFGPFLFDDWRYLDPGTLDIDPGTRRPNPDFVLNEADRAGASVLLARENFGCGSSREHAVWALADYGIRCVIAPSFADIFFSNCFKNGVLPVVLKADEVDQLMHVATASPAREVEIDLAAQTVASDDLRFTFDIDPQRKHNLLEGLDEIGITLSAHADAIRAYEARRRQEAPWLFREDSV
- the leuC gene encoding 3-isopropylmalate dehydratase large subunit, whose translation is MSGQTLYEKIWNQHVVQRFGDGAALLYIDRQLVHEVTSPQAFEGLRLAGRKPWRVDANLAVPDHNVPTVNRAGGIADAISRAQLEALDANCAEFGITKFDLLDVRQGIVHVIGPEQGATLPGMTVVCGDSHTSTHGAFGALAFGIGTSEVEHVLATQTLAMWPARTMRVNVNGKVGKGVTAKDIVLAVIGRIGTAGGTGHVIEYAGEAIRDLSMEGRMTVCNMSIEAGARAGLIAADQTTIDYIRGRPFAPSGEDWDKAVAAWRELHSDADAVFDCEIDLDAADIAPQVSWGTSPEMVAPVTARVPDPAEEADAGRRGGMERALTYMGLQAGTPLAEIAVDKVFIGSCTNARIEDLRAAAEVVRGRRRADGVKLAMVVPGSGLVRRQAEEEGLDRIFIEAGFEWREPGCSMCLAMNADRLEAGERCASTSNRNFEGRQGAGGRTHLVSPAMAAAAGIAGHFVDVREL
- a CDS encoding LysR family transcriptional regulator — translated: MQLSAIEAFVAVCEHGSVRAAAAAMHLTQPAISKRIATLEAQFGHELFDRVGRGIAPTEAGRAFLPHARRLLAEIEDGRRALDSLSAHVSGRLGLALSHHVALHRMPPMLRRFVNRYPDVALDIAFLGSEAACESVARGHIELAVITLPRMPPEPLVQREIWPDPMRICVARDHPLAQATQPSEARLGDYPALLPEAGTATHALVAEALAARGVPLQAQVASNFLETLKMLTAVGLGWSALPATMIDDELIALEFPGLRIQRSLGAVHHPGRRLSNAARALLHALDGA